A single region of the Lycium barbarum isolate Lr01 chromosome 2, ASM1917538v2, whole genome shotgun sequence genome encodes:
- the LOC132628548 gene encoding uncharacterized protein LOC132628548, with translation MPEPRNIHELKRLQGKLAYIRRFISNLAGRCQPFSRLMKKGAPFKWDEAYTNAFENIKSYLMKPPVLVAPVPGKPLILYISAQERSVGALLAQENSEGKENSLYYLSRMMTPNELNYAPIEKLCLALVFWIQKLKHYFQAHSVNLISRANPIKFVMSKPVLSDRLARWYLQFQQFEITYIPQKAVKGQALADFLADHPIPDDWELTDELPDEDEMVVEIQSLWKMYFDGAAQRDGAGAGMVNVAEYQALILGLEMAVDMKQLQLQVFGWLGDVTLQHVPRRENKKVDDLAALASALTLPDQTQVTICQKWVVPPSNEDEGAESELEHLVAVSEAAKEDWRQPIIDYLSYRILPEDSRRRTEIRRRAPRFLYYKDTLYRRSFEGILLRCLGEDEAVQALQEAHSGVCGSHQSGPKLHFHIKRMGYYWPTMVKDCLDYARRCKRKSSMYHAAANGLAEAFNKTLCNLLKKVVSKSKRDWHERMEEALWAYRTTYRTPTQATPYSLAYGVEAVLPLERQIPSLRLAIQEGLTEEENARLHLAELEALDEKRLEAQQNLECYQARLSRAFNKKVRLSSFQLGDQVLAVRRPIIVSHKSGGKFTSKWDGPYVVQEAYSSGAYKLVDADGLRIGPINAKFLKKYYP, from the exons ATGCCCGAGCCTCGGAATATTCATGAGTTAAAAAGACTGCAAGGGAAGCTAGCTTATATTAGGAGATTCATTTCGAATTTAGCTGGGAGGTGTCAACCattcagtcgtctcatgaagaaaGGCGCCCCTTTCAAGTGGGACGAAGCATATACTAATGCCTTCGAGAATATCAAGTCATATTTAATGAAGCCTCCAGTTCTAGTAGCCCCTGTACCTGGAAAACCATTGATACTGTACATTTCAGCACAAGAAAGGTCGGTTGGAGCGTTGTTGGCCCAAGAGAATAGCGAAGGGAAAGAAAATTCTCTTTACTACTTGAGCAGAATGATGACACCTAATGAGCTGAATTACGCACCAATTGAAAAGTTGTGTTTGGCTCTAGTCTTCTGGATTCAAAAGCTGAAgcactactttcaagctcataGTGTTAACCTCATTTCCAGAGCAAATCCCATCAAGTTTGTGATGTCAAAACCAGTCCTCAGTGATCGACTGGCAAGGTGGTACCTCCAgtttcaacaatttgagattACATACATCCCTCAAAAGGCTGTAAAAGGACAGGCATTGGCAGACTTCCTAGCAGATCACCCGATACCTGATGACTGGGAGCTAACTGATGAACTTCCCGATGAAGATGAAATGGTCGTTGAAATTCAGTCTCTGTGGAAAATGTACTTTGATGGTGCTGCACAACGTGATGGAGCTGGTGCTGGTATGGT CAACGTTGCTGAATATCAAGCACTAATACTTGGACTTGAAATGGCCGTCGACATGAAGCAGTTGCAGTTGCAAGTCTTTG GATGGCTTGGTGATGTGACTCTTCAGCATGTTCCTAGGagagaaaataagaaagtcgATGATTTAGCTGCTCTAGCTTCAGCGCTTACTCTGCCAGATCAAACACAAGTGACTATCTGTCAAAAATGGGTAGTACCTCCGTCAAATGAGGATGAAGGCGCGGAAAGTGAGCTTGAGCATCTCGTAGCTGTTTCTGAAGCTGCAAAGGAAGACTGGCGACAACCCATCATTGACTACTTAAGTTATAGGATACTGCCAGAAGACTCAAGAAGAAGAACTGAGATTCGTCGTCGTGCACCTCGATTCCTTTACTACAAGGATACCTTATATAGAAGATCTTTTGAGGGGATACTCTTGCGATGTTTGGGGGAGGATGAAGCAGTCCAAGCTTTGCAAGAAGCACATTCAGGAGTATGTGGATCGCATCAATCTGGACCAAAGCTCCACTTCCACATAAAAAGGATGGGATATTATTGGCCAACGATGGTGAAAGATTGCTTGGACTATGCTCGAAGATGCAAG CGTAAATCTTCTATGTATCATGCTGCCGCCAACGGTTTAGCTGAAGCTTTCAATAAGACTTTGTGTAACTTGTTGAAGAAGGTTGTCTCCAAGTCCAAAAGGGATTGGCATGAACGAATGGAAGAAGCCTTGTGGGCATATAGGACAACTTACCGCACGCCAACGCAAGCAACCCCATACTCGCTTGCTTATGGAGTTGAAGCAGTCCTACCACTTGAGCGCCAAATACCTTCTTTACGACTTGCTATTCAAGAAGGGCTCACCGAAGAGGAAAATGCTCGGTTGCATCTTGCAGAGTTAGAAGCACTTGATGAGAAAAGGTTAgaggctcaacaaaatcttgaatgttatcaagctcGTCTATCTCGTGCCTTCAACAAAAAGGTTCGCTTGAGTTCCTTCCAATTAGGAGATCAAGTCCTTGCAGTAAGAAGACCCATTATCGTTTCCCATAAGTCTGGGGGCAAATTCACCTCAAAATGGGATGGACCATATGTCGTACAAGAAGCATATTCAAGTGGCGCTTACAAGCTTGTTGATGCGGATGGCCTGAGGATCGGTCCTATCAACGCAAAGTTCCTGAAGAAGTACTATCCTTAA